One region of Rattus norvegicus strain BN/NHsdMcwi chromosome 13, GRCr8, whole genome shotgun sequence genomic DNA includes:
- the LOC134481618 gene encoding uncharacterized protein LOC134481618, translating to MEPSSDGETTTPSGYTASQAQGNWMLDVVMLMRNTVPSGQRSCAFQYHCLLLNCTSQPSGFRYTGFRLTSFTMYRCIVQDLALRAWAWGSSDRAKCIKKVGIVGKYRTHFGAPLWKMVRKIEISQHTKYTCSFCGKTKMKRRAIGIRHCGSRMKTVAGGTWTYDTTSAVTVKSAIRRLKPYQSETCLACNKWANFRRKKKYKISSTLGSPCLSQGFYSCTNIMTKKQGGEERVYSAYTATLLFITKGSQDWNSSRAGSRS from the exons ATGGAGCCTTCCAGTGATGGAGAAACCACCACCCCCTCTGGGTACACAGCTTCTCAGGCCCAGGGGAACTGGATGCTGGACGTTGTTATGCTGATGAGGAACACAGTCCCCTCGGGCCAGCGCTCTTGTGCATTTCAGTACCACTGTCTTCTGCTCAACTGTACTTCGCAGCCTTCCGGCTTCCGGTATACTGGCTTCCGGCTGACCTCTTTCACGATGTATCGATGTATCG TACAAGATCTCGCTCTTCGGGCTTGGGCTTGGGGTTCCAGCGACAGGGCTAAATGTATCAAGAAGGTTGGGATTGTGGGGAAATACAGGACCCACTTTGGTGCCCCCCTCTGGAAAATGGTGAGGAAAATTGAAATCAGCCAGCACACCAAGTACACTTGCTCCTTTTGTGGCAAGACCAAGATGAAGAGACGAGCCATTGGCATCAGGCACTGTGGTTCCCGCATGAAAACAGTGGCTGGTGGGACCTGGACCTACGATACTACTTCTGCAGTCACAGTGAAGTCTGCCATCAGAAGATTGAAGCCCTACCAGTCTGAGACTTGCTTGGCCTGCAATAAATGGGCtaatttcagaagaaaaaaaaagtacaagatTTCCTCAACCCTAGGATcaccctgtcttagtcagggtttctattcctgcacaaacatcatgaccaagaagcaaggtggggaggaaagggtttattcagcttacactgccacattgctgtttatcaccaaaggaagtcaggactggaactcaagcagggcaggaagcaggagctga